From the genome of Pseudanabaena sp. PCC 7367:
TCGCAAGACTTTGAACCTGGGCGATCGCACCATTGAACTAGGCGGTTGCCAACACGATCGGCACAAAACCAAATATAAAGGCCGCGAGCATGACCTGAAGGCATTTGACGAACTGAGCGAATTTACGCAAAGTCAATATGAATTTATTTCCGCCTGGAATCGTTCCACCGATCCTGAGCAAAAATGCCGGATTGTGGCCACCAGTAACCCGCCCGATGCGCAGATGGGAGCCTGGATTATTCGCCATTGGCGGCCTTGGCTTGACCCTAAACACCCTAACCCCGCTATCTCTGGTGAAATTCGCTATTTCATTCAACAGGAAGAAGTAGACTCCCCTGAACCAGTTGAGGTAAAGGGGCGATTGGTCTATCCCCGCAAACGTTGTTTCATTGCTGCCAGTGTGGAAGATAACCATTTTTTATTAGATACTGGTTACGATCGCCTCCTCGACAATTTGCCCCCCGAATTGGCCGCAAAACTAAGACATGGCGATTTTGGCACCAGCATTAGGGATCATACCTATCAGGTGATTCCCACTGCCTGGGTGATCGCTGCCCAGGAACGCTATCGTATCTTCAAGCAGCAACAGATAGCTAATCCGCCTTTATCCGTAATTGCGATCGATCCGGCGCGGGGTGGCAATGACCGCAGTGCGATCGCCCATCGCTATGGCAATTTAATTGAATTAGACGTGCTACCAGGCCAGGAAACCCCCGATGCGTTTCCAATTATCGATCGGGTTAAATCAATTCTGGCGGGTCAGCGGGTGCCAATCCAAATCGATGCGATCGGGGTGGGGGCAGCGGTGGTGGATACATTGCGGATGATGTCGGAATTAACCAGTGATGTAGTGATCGCCCTGGATGCCAGAGCCAGAAGTAATCAAGATGCTGGCCTGCGGCGGTTTGTGAATCAGCGGGCGCAGTGGTGGTGGCAATTGCGGGAGATGCTCGACCCCGCCAATAATCAAGGTGAGCAGGCCTTAATGCTGCCGGACTTGCCAGAAGTATTGGCCGATTTAACCGCGCCGCGTTGGCAGTTGCGTTTGCATGGGTTGGCGATCGAAAAGAAAGACCAGATTAAACAGCGTTTGGGCAAAAGCCCTGACCTGGGTGATGCGATCGTGATGGCGCTGGTGCTGCCGCCGATTGTTACCTATACCCGTTCTGAGCAACGGCGATCGCCAAACCGATTTGATGACTATGTAATGTGATTGTTGGGATTATTGTGATTGTTGGAATTGTTATGCTCGGCTTAGTCTGGTTAGTCTAGTTAGTCTGGGCGATCGGCATGATCAAGCTAGCCAGCAATCCAGTTGAATTGTTGAACTTTTGAACTTTTGAATTAATAGCTTGCTAAGTTGTTGAATTTTTAAACTGCTAAAATCTTGAATTTCTAAAATTTTGGCTTGTTAAGCTGGTAAGTTGTTGACTTGTTAGCTGCCATTTCCTTCGCTGTGCCAAAGAAATATCTATAGCACTGTGATGTAACTCTGGCGGTTAGCGATGTCGCTGCATCCAAGCGATCGCGGCCACCAACTGAGCGCCAAAAGATCACAGTTCGGCGTGATGCAGATCGCAGCGGAACCAGGGCGATCGCGGCATTATGGTTACAACAAAACAAACGCATTGAAAAACGCATTAAACCAAAACAAACTAAACCATTAATTGCAGAGGACAACAACTATGAAACTAACCTACCGAGGCATCGCCTACAACAGCCATCGTGAAGTATTGGCCACCACCAAAAGCCGCACCGACTTGAACTTCATGGGTGCTCACTACCGCATGGCTGGCGCCGAAAAAGCCGCCTCCCGCCGCACCGAAAAGCTGATGTTCATGGGTGTCGCCTACTAGATTGCTTCTGGCTCAAACCCTGAATATATTGGCATTTTGGGGAATTAGGTTAAATTAATTCAAAAATGCGCCAATTGGCTTAATTATCTGAGCGATTCTGGGTATTGTTAGAACTGCAATTATTTTAGTTATTGCAAACAATTCAAATATTCTGGTTGATGCCATTTATGTAAATTCATGGGGTCGCCGGGATCAACGCCTCACTTAATACATGCATTCTCAGTCATATTCTGCTTGAGAATGTATTTCTCGAAAATTACTAGGTATCCGGCGATCGCTATTCAACTGGCGATCGTTTTTTTTATTTAGCTCTATTTATTAGCTCTATTTAGAATTAGGCTAATTGGTTTTTAGATTGTTTTTCAACACCTGCTTATCGCAATGGGTCAGCTTTTCGAGCATTTGACAGATTTTGCGATCAACCTGGGCAAAGTTATAGGGTAAGCAGGATTGATGACGCTGACATGAATCACAAACAGTCGCAGAAACTTTGAGCACTTTAATTCGATCGGCCTGGCGATCCCTCACTAAATTGGCTGTGGTTAAGGTTGCGATCGCGGTGACGCTGATAACCTTAAAACGCTAATATTGCTAATAATTCAACTTACTAATAATCCAATCTAATAATCCAATTTATTAAAACTTGAATATTAATATTGCGATCCAGAAAAGTGCTTTTAAAATGTAAATGCTATATGAGTGCTATTTTAACGCTAGATAATTGCTATCTGGGGATAACTTAGAGATTAAATTGTTAAGTTAGTTTTTAATCTGCTTTTCGATTTTTTAATTTTTAAATCTAATGTCGATCGTAGCCGCCGCCCTCTGGCTAACTCAACCATCCAGACCATCCAGCCAAACTAGAATTTACTCTGACCTTAATTAAACCTTAATGGAATTATCCAGCCGCATCAATATATATATAAGTCTTGGTTTTAGAAGTGGCAAGCTAAGAGTAATAAAAGTAATCCCATTGCCTGAGTTGATCTGTATTTTTATTTGCTTTGCATGGTGATCAATCCTGATATTAGTAAATAAATATATTAGTAAATAAATAACGGATATTCGTTAATATTCCTAATTATGAGGAGCGATCCAAATTCCCCTATTGATTAATGTCTGTGCCGTCTACCTGAGTCTAATCCAGGTTTATTAATGAGATCGAGATCCAAGTTACGTTTTGAAACTGGCAAGTTTATCAAGGCTGGAATTGCCGCGATCGCCGTGACGGTGGTGGTGGTGGCTTTGCGGTTTGCTGGTGCTTTTCAACTGTGGGAATTAGTCACCCTCGATCGCTTTTTTCAACTAGCGCCAGCGCAGAACCATCCTGAACGGGTGGTGATAGTGGCGATCGATGAAACCTTTATTCGCACCAACGGAACCTGGCCAATGCCCGATGCAGATCTGGCCACCGTGATCGAGCAAATTAGCGCCCAACAGCCGGTGGCGATCGGTTTGGATATCTATCGTGATTTGCCAGTGGAACCAGGGCATCAAAAATTGGTGGAGATCTATCAAACCACGCCCAACCTGATTGGCATCGAAAAGGTGACCAGTGATGAACAGGCTGGCATAGTAGCACCGCCGCCCGAACTCGAAGCGCTAGACCAGGTGGCTTTTAATGATGTGGTGCTGGATGATGATGGCACCCTGCGCCGTGCCCTGTTATCAATTCGGATTGAGAATGATGAAATTTATTTAAGCTTGCCCTTGCGTTTGGCGTTGATGTATTTAGAGCGCGAAGGCATTTTTATAAAGCCGATCGATGCTGAGCAGTCCACTGTGGGTTTGGGTAGGGCTGTCTTTGAGTCTTTGACCAGGAATGATGGTGGCTATGTCAGGGCTGATGACAATGGCTATCAAATCATGCTGAATTATCATCGCCACACTTGTCAGGAACAGGCAAATTGTGAAGTGTTTAAAACGGTGTCGATCGCTGATGTGTTGGCTGGCAAAGTTGAACCAGATTTATTCCGCGATCGGCTTGTATTAATTGGCTCAACGGCAGAAAGCATCAAGGATCGCTTTTTTACCCCCTTCACCCACAGCAACTTAACCGCGGCACCGGGGGTAGAAATTCATGCCTACATTATTGATCATCTGCTGGCGGCGGCGATCGATGGGCAACCGGTGCTCTATGGTTGGGCTGAACCTCAGGAAATTATTTGGATTCTGGTTTGGGCGGCGGTAGGCGGAACGATCGGGGTTTGGTTTATTAGTGATCGCTGGCGCGGTCTATTGGTGTTTGCGATCGCCCTGGGGCTGGTTTTGGTTTTGCCCTATGGATTGTTTTTGATTGGTTCCTGGGGGCCGTTGCCGCCGGCGTTGATTGCCCTGTTGGGGGCAGCGATCGTAACCGTGGGCTGGTTGCTGTTAGATAATTTAAAACGTTCCTATCGTCAGCTCTCAGAATATTCCCGCACCCTGGAACAACGGGTATTGGAGCGTACCGCCGAACTGGCCGAAAATAATCGATTGCTGGAGATAGAGATTAAAGAACGGATCACCATCCAGGATCAACTACAAGCAGCCAAAGCCGCCGCCGAAGCCGCTAATATTGCCAAAAGCCGCTTTTTAGCGAACATGAGCCATGAGATTCGCACGCCGATCAATGGCATCATCGGCATGATGGATCTGCTGCAATATACACCGCTGAATGCGGAGCAGACTGATTTCTTGAGTACAATGCGCAACTCGACCCAGAGTTTGATGCTGGTGATCAATGATATTCTCGATCTCTCGAAGCTGGAAGCGGGGCAGATGCAGCTAGAGCTGAAACGCTTTAAGCTGAATGATTGCGTTGAAGGGGTGATGGAATTAATGGCGGGGCAGGCCAGCCAGAAACAACTGGAAATGGCGATCTACATTGCCCCAGACGTGCCATTGCATCTGGTTGGTGATGCCTATCGCTTGCGGCAGGTGTTGACTAATTTGGTCAGTAATGCAATCAAGTTTACGGAAAAAGGGGTAATCAAAACCACCCTGAAACTAGGATACGTTACCGCTGATACGGTGGAAGTGCGCTTTGAGGTGAGCGATACAGGAATTGGGATCGCCGCTAATAAGCAAAATGTGTTATTTCAATCCTTTTCCCAGGTAGATATTTCCACCACCCGCAAATATGGTGGCACTGGTTTGGGCTTAGCAATCTGTAAGCAGATTGTGGGGCTGATGATGGGTGAAATCGGCGTGGAAAGTGAATCGGGGCAGGGCTCAACGTTCTGGTTCACGGCGGTTTTTGCCAAGGTCAAGTTCAAGCCCGATCGCCAGCCCAGGCAGTTGTTTGCGGCGCATCAAAGTTTGGCTGGGGTGCGCCTGGTAATCATTGAGCCCAGCAAAACCACCCGTCAGATTGTTGAGAATTATGCCAGGGTGTGGGGTATGAAAGTAGATAGCTTTGCTACGATTCGGGCGGCGTTGCTATTCAAGCAAAATTTACAGCAAAACTTACAGCAAGATTTAGCCCCAAATTTTAAATTGGCAGATGGTGGTGATGCCCATGATTCCCACCTCCCCCGTAACCTTGGTTGGGATTTTGGTGTGGTGAGCCTGGATGCTCTGGATAGTTGGGTTGCCTCGCAAGCTGATTATGAGGATGATACTTTGGGCAAAGCCCTAGAGCAGGTGGGGCCACCGGGGGCGATCGAACTGGAGCTAGATTATTGCATTCCACCGGAATTAAAAGAATTAGTGATTGAACATAGCCATGTTTGCTGGTTGGTGGTGGCGGATGTGAAGCGCCGCGATCAGGCAGATAAGCTGGTGATTATCGATCGCGCCTATGCCTTTGTGATCAAACCCTTGCGGGCTGCTCGGTTGCTCGGTTGCTTTTTGGGTATGGCTGAAGGTGAGCCCTTTGAAGCGGTCTTGGATGATATGGGTACGACTGGCAAGTTCTTGCCTGATTCTGATCCTTCCCAGGCCAAGATTCGGGTGCTGTTGGTGGAAGATAATCCGGTCAATCAAAAGGTAGCACGTAAACAGTTGGAACGCTTGGGCTATGAAGTGACCTGTGTGGATGATGGCCAAAAGGCACTGGTGGCCTTGATTCCGGCGGGTTATGCCAATCTGGATACTAATATTGAAGCCAAGGCGAGGGAGGGTGTAGGCGCGATCGCCAACTTGCCGCCACCTGAATTTGATGTGGTACTGATGGATTGCCAGATGCCGCGTCTGGATGGGTATGAGGCCACCAGGCGTTTACGTGCTTGGGAGGAGCAGTTATATCGACAACATGTGCCCCGGCATATGGTGGTGGTGGGGTTGACGGCGAATGCGATGAAGGGCGATCGGGAAAAGTGTCTGGCGGCGGGGATGGATGATTATTTGAGTAAGCCGGTGGTGATGAATGACCTTAATTCTACGCTGAAGCGGTGGTTGAGTAATAGGGTAACCAGCTAGCCGATCGCTCCATTTTTGCTAATGTACAATGATGAGTACATATTGCAAATGGTGATGAATATGGATAGCATGACCTATGCCTCTTTTAAGGAAAACTTAGCCAGTGCCCTGGATAAAGTAAACGATGATCACGCACCAATTCTGATTACCCGCCCGAATGGTAAGTCTGCTGTGGTAATGTCAGTGGAAGATTTCGATGGATATGAAGAAACCGCTTATTTAATGGCTAGCCCGAAGAATGCAGAAAGGTTACTAAAATCACTAGCTGAAGTGAAGGCTGGAAAGGTAGTGCAGCGAGACTTAATCAAACCATGACAGCGACAGGTGCGATCGCCCATAGTCTAGTTGAATTTTTGCGGCTGCCGGATTGGCTGATTGAAATCCTCTCACCATCTGAGCGGGGTGGGGATTTTTGATTGGTTAAAAATGGCTTGATTAGGTTTAGGCTGCTGAACTGAGAGCAAAAGTGGTTCACCTTGGCGGAGCGATCGCCCTTCCCAACCTCTATGTTATGGTTTGGATATGGGGATCAGGCGGCGCAAAAAAGCTAGTTATCCAGCGCTCTACCAACTCACTGCCAGCTATAAATCGATCGTAAGCTATACCTGGTTTTTCTTAGAGAGAGTTGTTATTGGTTGAGCAGTTTAACTGTTTGACTGTTTGACAATTCAACAACTTAATCATTCAAATTTTTAAATATTCAATATTTCAGCAACTCAACCAGCTAGCAATATGAACTTTTAGCTTGTTAATAACTTGAAATGTTAACAAGTTGAATTGCTAATTAAATTTATTGATAGTAAATAAGCAAGTTTTAAATAGTAATAAATAGGATTAATTAAATATAAGTAGTAAATCAAACCAAATTTATATTATTTGCCTATATTTAGAGTTTTAAAGCCAATTAAATTCTTATTTGCTATTTAAACACTTCAATTACCCCACCGGAGCGCGATGAAAACTCCTAATAAGCAAATGAAGAAAGCTGTCAAAGTAATCTTGAAAGTTGTCCTCAAACTGATGTGGCAAATCTATCGCAGTCTTTGATGGTGCTAAATCTGTGACTGAACCTGTGACTGAATTTGTGACTGAATTTGTGAAATAAACTTAATCAACTATGGCAATCCAAATCGCTGCCAAACCAATCAAAATAACGATCGGCTCCGACAATCAAGACTGGAGCAATCGGCTTATTTCCTTAACCTTGCGCTATGCCTATTTACCACTGCATGGCATGATTCAAACCCTGGGCACGCTGAAGCTGAATGCAAGTGACTTACCCAGCCCGATCGAGAGTATGAATCCGTTGGCAAATATTAGCCGCTGGCATCGTGGCCAAACCGTTAAAATTCAATTCACCAATGATGCGGGTAGCTTTTCACCTCACCCAATGGCGAATCCGCTCTATATTCTGCGCGAACCAATCCGACCATTTTTTGCCGACCAGCCGCCTACCCTGGAGCTGGAACTAGGCTGCATTCTGGCCTTGCGTGACTTTCCGCAGCCCGATGGCGATTTCGCTGGGATCGTGGCCGGAACCAGTATCTCGCTAACCACGGTAATTACTAACCTGCTCAATGCTGCTGAGATTAGTAACCTCGATAGCCCTAGTTTTACCGAATTAAATGGCATTAGTCGGACTGCGCCAGCGATCAAAACCAATCGCAAAAGCTTGGTGCAACAGGCGGGAGAACTGGCCTATGGTGCGGGTTACTACCTGTATCAAGATGCCACGGGAAAGGTAGCCGCCAGGGCGATCGACCTGGAACCGACTGAAATTGACTTCATTATTGAGGTGGGAAATAATGCTGGCCAAGAACTACTCTATCAACCCCTCGGTGGGGTGAGCGAAACCCCGGTCGAGGTAGTCAGGGTAAGCGGGGTGGCTTATGATGCTACGCCACCGCCTGTTACCGAAACTCCCTATTATGACGAAACCTTTGAGATCGAAGGGATTATAGGCGAGATAATTCCCGATTCTACGGTGTTCTTTGCCAAAACAATTACCCAAAGCACTCGGATTCGCAAGGAAGCGATTAGTTCAGAGGGGAATCAGGAAGTTGATATTATCGATGTGAGCTTTCCCCGTGGCCTGATTGACCCCGCTGATGCCGATCCCTTGAGCTTAATTCTCAGTCGTACTACCACGATTACTCGCACCTATGATAGTAGCGATCGCCTGGTGCAGATTTTGACAGAAATTGATGAGCTGAAGGGGTTGATTAATAGTGCTGAAGTAGCCGATCGCTTCACCATGACTAATGCAGTAATCGAAACTACTCAGAATATTTTTGAGGCAGCGGAAACCACTGTCCAAACCGATGAGATGTCCCGGCAAATTACCACCAAGCAACAGGCCAGGGTGATTACTAACCCCGATGAGCTGGTTGATCCCTATGGGTTGCATGTGGCCGAAAAGACTATCCGCCAGTGGTCACGCATTGGCGAAACGGAACAATATGGCTTCATTGAAACGCCCCAGAAATCCAAGATTTTGATTGTGGCGAATGAAATCGAAGATCCCTATGGTCTTACTTTTGCACCAGGGGGATTGGTGGGTGCTAGTTTTGACGATCGCTACCTGCCACCCCAGGCCGAATATCGCACGCCGATTAGCACGATTACGGAAACGGAAGTGAGTGGCGTTGCCTATTTTGACCTGAGCACGGGGTATGAACGGGAGCGTAGCTATCGGTTTGATTATATCCCCGATCATGCCACCGCCAGGGCGATCGCCCAACGGTTAGGGAAATGGTTGGTGATGGCCAGATATGCCTATGAGGTGGGGTTTGCGCTGACCAATGATGTGATGGATAACCTCAAGCCATTGATGCGTAGCGATTGGACGGAACCGAATGGGAATGTGGTGGCCTATGTGCTGAATGGGATTGCCCTGGCCTATGAGAATGGCCGCGCCTATGGGATCGCCCATGCTTACCCGATTAATCCGGGCATTTATACGGAGCTGAAGAAGCTGGCGGCGAATGTTACGGCGGGAACGGAAATGAGCGCGGTGTTTGAGCAGAATTTGCGCTTGAAGGCCAACATTACTGCCGGAACGGAATTGACAGTCTCATTCCCAGTCGATCGCGCCCTGGCGGCAACGATCACGGCGGGAACAGAGCTAGTGGCTTCCTTCCCACTTTAATCAATTGAAACAGGATTAGGTAAAAACTCGATAAAAGCAGAAGCAGAGGAAATATGGCATTTACAGAAAGTTCTAATTTCTGGGAAGAACAAAAATTAAACCATCTTCTGGACAATATGGAAGAGCCGCCCACCTCACTGGAAGTCCGCCTATATCAAGGAGTTCCTGAAGAGGCTGGGACGACAGTTAATGATGTTACCGTTTTTTTAAATAATCCAGGGGTAGTGACTTTTGATGCTCCACTCCCAGTTGGCGATGGGTATCAAATTGCCAATAGTGCGGTTGTAGATTTTGGCACTGCTGCTGATGATGTGAATGTAGACCATGT
Proteins encoded in this window:
- a CDS encoding type II toxin-antitoxin system Phd/YefM family antitoxin — its product is MDSMTYASFKENLASALDKVNDDHAPILITRPNGKSAVVMSVEDFDGYEETAYLMASPKNAERLLKSLAEVKAGKVVQRDLIKP
- a CDS encoding DUF4278 domain-containing protein, whose translation is MKLTYRGIAYNSHREVLATTKSRTDLNFMGAHYRMAGAEKAASRRTEKLMFMGVAY
- a CDS encoding CHASE2 domain-containing protein encodes the protein MRSRSKLRFETGKFIKAGIAAIAVTVVVVALRFAGAFQLWELVTLDRFFQLAPAQNHPERVVIVAIDETFIRTNGTWPMPDADLATVIEQISAQQPVAIGLDIYRDLPVEPGHQKLVEIYQTTPNLIGIEKVTSDEQAGIVAPPPELEALDQVAFNDVVLDDDGTLRRALLSIRIENDEIYLSLPLRLALMYLEREGIFIKPIDAEQSTVGLGRAVFESLTRNDGGYVRADDNGYQIMLNYHRHTCQEQANCEVFKTVSIADVLAGKVEPDLFRDRLVLIGSTAESIKDRFFTPFTHSNLTAAPGVEIHAYIIDHLLAAAIDGQPVLYGWAEPQEIIWILVWAAVGGTIGVWFISDRWRGLLVFAIALGLVLVLPYGLFLIGSWGPLPPALIALLGAAIVTVGWLLLDNLKRSYRQLSEYSRTLEQRVLERTAELAENNRLLEIEIKERITIQDQLQAAKAAAEAANIAKSRFLANMSHEIRTPINGIIGMMDLLQYTPLNAEQTDFLSTMRNSTQSLMLVINDILDLSKLEAGQMQLELKRFKLNDCVEGVMELMAGQASQKQLEMAIYIAPDVPLHLVGDAYRLRQVLTNLVSNAIKFTEKGVIKTTLKLGYVTADTVEVRFEVSDTGIGIAANKQNVLFQSFSQVDISTTRKYGGTGLGLAICKQIVGLMMGEIGVESESGQGSTFWFTAVFAKVKFKPDRQPRQLFAAHQSLAGVRLVIIEPSKTTRQIVENYARVWGMKVDSFATIRAALLFKQNLQQNLQQDLAPNFKLADGGDAHDSHLPRNLGWDFGVVSLDALDSWVASQADYEDDTLGKALEQVGPPGAIELELDYCIPPELKELVIEHSHVCWLVVADVKRRDQADKLVIIDRAYAFVIKPLRAARLLGCFLGMAEGEPFEAVLDDMGTTGKFLPDSDPSQAKIRVLLVEDNPVNQKVARKQLERLGYEVTCVDDGQKALVALIPAGYANLDTNIEAKAREGVGAIANLPPPEFDVVLMDCQMPRLDGYEATRRLRAWEEQLYRQHVPRHMVVVGLTANAMKGDREKCLAAGMDDYLSKPVVMNDLNSTLKRWLSNRVTS
- a CDS encoding phage terminase large subunit, encoding METYSNASLEKSCKRSIQLQPLTKTTIEWQPIPNSPQAMAYDSEADELLYGGSAGGGKTDLICGLALTAHQRSLILRREATQLNGIIDRIETLAQTSVNQSRKTLNLGDRTIELGGCQHDRHKTKYKGREHDLKAFDELSEFTQSQYEFISAWNRSTDPEQKCRIVATSNPPDAQMGAWIIRHWRPWLDPKHPNPAISGEIRYFIQQEEVDSPEPVEVKGRLVYPRKRCFIAASVEDNHFLLDTGYDRLLDNLPPELAAKLRHGDFGTSIRDHTYQVIPTAWVIAAQERYRIFKQQQIANPPLSVIAIDPARGGNDRSAIAHRYGNLIELDVLPGQETPDAFPIIDRVKSILAGQRVPIQIDAIGVGAAVVDTLRMMSELTSDVVIALDARARSNQDAGLRRFVNQRAQWWWQLREMLDPANNQGEQALMLPDLPEVLADLTAPRWQLRLHGLAIEKKDQIKQRLGKSPDLGDAIVMALVLPPIVTYTRSEQRRSPNRFDDYVM